CATCTCGTTTTTGGTCATGATCGCAATCTCAGGACACTACCTAGCTCAAACTGGAATCCTCACCCCGCTGCTGTCGGCACAGCAGAACGCGATTGTGAACTGGGTGTTGGTTGGGTTCGCAAGTCTGGCCGCATTGATGAACAACATCACGAAGTCTCAAAAAGAGAAAAGACTCTGGGGTAGCACCACTCTGGCGATGCTGCTAAGTGCCGTTTTAGTGGCCCTCTAGCTCCAGCTTTCGCCAGGCAACAGATAGCGGAATTCGCCACCGTGTTTTTCCACGAATTCTTTGATGCGATTGTTTTGCAGCACATTTCCAAAATCACTCAGAATCGCGTTGTGGGTGGGAAAGGCCGCTTTTGGCCTAAGTTCTTCTAAATAGTCAATTAGGTCCGAGATCTTCATCCACGGGGCTGCGGACGGGCAGGCCAAAATCTCAAAGCTGTGCTCTGGGAACACGTAGGCGTCGCCGGGGTAAAAGAGCTCTCGATTCACGGTCACGCCGACGTTTTGGACTAGTGGAATCGATCGGTGGATCTCCTGGTGAAGATCTCCCGAGAATTCCAACTCAAAGGGGCCGACTTTTACGAAGTCGCCGTGGGCAACCACCTGGATGTCAATCTCAGATAGCTTTGCCGCCACGTCCTTTGGCCCAAGAAACTGCACGCCAGGAAGCTGCGCTAAGGCCTTTGCGTGCGGCGCAAAGGAGTGGTCATCGTGCAGGTGGGTGAAGACCACCGCTACCACGTTCTCAAGCTCGGGCAAATCGGTTTGATACATTCCCGGGTCAATGACCAGGGTCTTGTCCTCGTTGACTAGTTCCAACATGGCGTGGTGGTGTTTAGTGATTCGCATCGCGCTCCTTGCTGGAAAAGTCTATGTTTGTCTCACTGAGAGAGGGCGGGCAATGAAGCCAATCGGAGTTTTGGTCAATCCAGCTGCGAACCGCGGTCGCGGAAATGATGTCGGAGCTAAGGTCTTTAGTCTTTTGAAGGCAGCTGGTATTGAGACTGTCTCTTTGACCAGCGAAAGCGCGGCGCTGGCCAAGGCTAAGGCTGAGAAGTTGATCTCCGATCAGATGCTTGGTGGAGTCATTGCAGTCGGAGGCGATGGCACTTTCCAACTCGGGGTAAACATCTGCGTTCCAAATCAAGTGCCGCTTGGATTGGTTCCCGCAGGAAGCGGCAATGATCAGGCTCGTGAACTTTCCATCCCGCTTGGTAACCCGGAAGCGGCGGTTGCAAACATTGTGAATAGCCTCGCCTCACCTAGGCGAGTGGATGTGATGAAGGTCAAGACCTCGCAGCGAGAGTTTTGGTCCCTTGGTTCGGTCTCAGCTGGCTTCGATGCGCTCTGCGCAAAGCGGGCCAATTCATTGAAGTGGCCAAAAGGCCCCAACTCCTATGTGGCAGCCATGCTGCTAGAGCTTCCGAAGTTCAAACCAATCAAGTATCAGATCGAAGCCGATGGTGAAAAGCGGGAGATCAGCGCAATGCTATGTGGAGTTGCAAACGTAAAGAACTTTGGCGGCGGAATGCGAATCTCCCCGCAGAGCGATGTCACCGACGGTTATCTCGAAGTCTTCATTCTTCACGAGGTATCAAGACCCAAGCTCCTAAAGATCTTTCCAACCGTTTACCAGGGTGAGCACATCAAGTTTCCCGAGGTGGAAATCTTCAAAGCAAAGTCCGTGAAAATCTCAAATGACCACTTCCCAATTTCCTGTGATGGCGAGCTTGTGGGGGAGGCGCCCTTCAGCGTTGACCTTCACCCAGGGGGCCTGCAGGTTTTTAGCGCTTAGATTGCTAAGCCTTGGATTTTGTGGCAAACTTCTCGGGTTGCTTTACGGCCCCATCGTTTAGCGGCCTAGGACGCTGCCCTCTCACGGCAGTAGCGCGGGTTCAAATCCCGCTGGGGTCACTTATCTCGCTCTCGATGACAAAATCTCGGGAGCGAGATTTTTTATGCCCAGCGGCGTGAAAACGTGGTGGCAAAAACGATGAGCAAGACTGGCATCAGCGCAGCGGCATTGAGCCCACTGAAGCTATAGAGGCTGAGGATGGTGCCAGACACCGCCCCACCAAATGCTCCCGAGAGATTCATCAAGGTGTCGCTGAAACCCTGAACTTTCGTCTTGTTGTCGGTTGACAGCGACTGTGACAGCAGTGCCGAACCTGCGACCGTCGACGCCGACCAGCCAAGACCCAAAAGAAATAGTCCAATTACGATCGTCGTGAAGGTCTCGGAGCCAAGCCCTGCGAAACCTAGCGCAGTCAGGAAAATTAGTTGGCCTAGCACGATCGTGACCCTTGGGCTGGTCTTATCGGTTAGCCAGCCGAATATCGGCGAGAACGCATACATGCCAGCGATGTGAAGTGAGATTGTGAACCCAACATCGGCAAGCGAGTGATTGGTTGCCGAGAGGTGGGCGGGGGTCATGCTCATGACCGAAACCATGATCATGTGGCTAAGTGCAATTGTTAGAACCGAGTAGCCAGCTACTGGAAACTCTCGAATTACCTCGATTGCAGCTTTCATGCCAGGTCGCTTCCGGTTCGGATTCAACCCAGCCAAATCCCTGGCAACAATCAGCGGGTCTGGTCTTAGACCGAACCAGAACACCATGGTGGATCCGATTTGAGCTGCGATGGTGAAGAGAAATGGTCCGGCAAGGTGAGGTAGTCCAAGGCTTAGCCCGAGGCTCTCACCTGGCGCAATCAAATTCGGCCCGATTACCGCACCAACTGTGGTTGCCCAGACCACGAGCGAGAGGTCTTTAGCCTTGGGTCTCTCGAGCGGCAGGTCGACCGCTGCAAATCTTGCTTGCAGGCCAACTGCAGAACCCGCTCCGAGCAAGAACAATGCGACTAATTCAACTGGGAACGAACGCAAGATGGTCGCCAGGATCATGCCCGTCGCACCCAAGATGGCCAGAGCAGCACCAAATCCCAGGGCAACTCTGCG
The genomic region above belongs to Aquiluna sp. KACHI24 and contains:
- a CDS encoding MFS transporter, encoding MAPNNQLDLERLQRKTVRTLIFGQALGGFGLGSTLSVGAIMAVELSGSTAWSGAAATLSTLGSAFSAIPLANLAYRKGRRVALGFGAALAILGATGMILATILRSFPVELVALFLLGAGSAVGLQARFAAVDLPLERPKAKDLSLVVWATTVGAVIGPNLIAPGESLGLSLGLPHLAGPFLFTIAAQIGSTMVFWFGLRPDPLIVARDLAGLNPNRKRPGMKAAIEVIREFPVAGYSVLTIALSHMIMVSVMSMTPAHLSATNHSLADVGFTISLHIAGMYAFSPIFGWLTDKTSPRVTIVLGQLIFLTALGFAGLGSETFTTIVIGLFLLGLGWSASTVAGSALLSQSLSTDNKTKVQGFSDTLMNLSGAFGGAVSGTILSLYSFSGLNAAALMPVLLIVFATTFSRRWA
- a CDS encoding MBL fold metallo-hydrolase, translating into MRITKHHHAMLELVNEDKTLVIDPGMYQTDLPELENVVAVVFTHLHDDHSFAPHAKALAQLPGVQFLGPKDVAAKLSEIDIQVVAHGDFVKVGPFELEFSGDLHQEIHRSIPLVQNVGVTVNRELFYPGDAYVFPEHSFEILACPSAAPWMKISDLIDYLEELRPKAAFPTHNAILSDFGNVLQNNRIKEFVEKHGGEFRYLLPGESWS
- a CDS encoding YegS/Rv2252/BmrU family lipid kinase; this translates as MKPIGVLVNPAANRGRGNDVGAKVFSLLKAAGIETVSLTSESAALAKAKAEKLISDQMLGGVIAVGGDGTFQLGVNICVPNQVPLGLVPAGSGNDQARELSIPLGNPEAAVANIVNSLASPRRVDVMKVKTSQREFWSLGSVSAGFDALCAKRANSLKWPKGPNSYVAAMLLELPKFKPIKYQIEADGEKREISAMLCGVANVKNFGGGMRISPQSDVTDGYLEVFILHEVSRPKLLKIFPTVYQGEHIKFPEVEIFKAKSVKISNDHFPISCDGELVGEAPFSVDLHPGGLQVFSA